Below is a window of Planifilum fulgidum DNA.
TCTGCCCCTTTCAGAACGGACGCCGATCATCTCCCTCCAGGAGGGGAACACGCCCCTCGTCCGAGCCGAGACGCTCTCGCGGGAACTGAACATCGACCTGTATTTCAAGGTGGAAGGGGCCAATCCCACGGGCTCCTTCAAGGACCGGGGAATGGTGGTGGCCATCGCCAAGGCGGTGGAGGAGGGCAGCACCGCGGTGATCTGCGCCTCGACGGGAAACACTTCCGCTTCCGCCGCCGCTTACGCCGCACGGGTCGGCCTTCGCGCCGTCGTGTTGGTCCCCGAAGGTCACATCGCCGTGGGCAAGCTCTCCCAGGCGGTCATGTATGGAGCCGAAGTTCTGGCCGTGAAGGGAAATTTCGATCAGGCCCTGGACATCGTCCGTTCGATCAGCAGGGACCATCCCTTCACGCTGGTCAATTCCATCAATCCGTACCGGCTGGAGGGACAAAAAACGGCGGCCTTCGAAGTGTGCGACCGGCTGGGGGAAGCGCCGGACGTGCTGGCCATTCCCGTGGGGAATGCCGGAAACATCTCG
It encodes the following:
- the thrC gene encoding threonine synthase; amino-acid sequence: MWKGILEHYRDYLPLSERTPIISLQEGNTPLVRAETLSRELNIDLYFKVEGANPTGSFKDRGMVVAIAKAVEEGSTAVICASTGNTSASAAAYAARVGLRAVVLVPEGHIAVGKLSQAVMYGAEVLAVKGNFDQALDIVRSISRDHPFTLVNSINPYRLEGQKTAAFEVCDRLGEAPDVLAIPVGNAGNISAYWKGFVEYHRAGVIRRLPQMWGFEAEGAAAIVRGEPIPNPETVATAIRIGNPASWKLAVQAQRESGGRIESVSDEEILRAYRLLAQAEGIFAEPASAASLAGVIKMREKGWLAPGTRVVAVLTGNGLKDPSTALEAVTVKPRVIPCDPEAVLRAISERGVRHGSL